One uncultured Flavobacterium sp. DNA segment encodes these proteins:
- a CDS encoding DUF4349 domain-containing protein, translating to MKTIAKLGLTSLVIIALLFSCKKADYASGEEAADYKTTADSTAISSSAAVEKKDSKQKFIRTADIKFKVKNVVKSTYAIENATQKFGGFVTYTNLQSNIQDQIKTKISQDSTLETTKYTVENNITIRVPNTQLDTVIKTIAKQIDFLDFRIIKADDVSLKLLANQLSQKRSITTEKRVEKAIDSKGKKINDIIEAENTLANQKEANDNSTIDNLSLQDQVNFSTITLQLYQNETIRQEIMASEKESAAYKPNLGIQIIDALKSGWYILEAIFVFFINLWPFILIGLGAFFLYKKFLKK from the coding sequence ATGAAAACAATTGCAAAATTAGGATTGACTTCCTTGGTAATTATCGCATTACTATTTTCTTGTAAAAAAGCAGATTATGCCTCTGGCGAAGAGGCCGCAGATTACAAAACTACAGCAGACAGCACTGCTATTTCTTCATCGGCAGCGGTGGAGAAAAAAGACAGTAAACAGAAATTTATTCGAACTGCCGATATTAAATTCAAGGTCAAAAACGTCGTCAAGTCTACTTATGCAATTGAAAACGCTACGCAAAAATTTGGAGGTTTTGTTACTTATACCAATCTACAAAGCAATATTCAGGATCAAATTAAAACCAAAATAAGCCAGGACAGCACACTTGAAACTACTAAATATACGGTTGAAAACAACATTACGATTCGCGTTCCTAACACACAGCTTGACACCGTAATTAAAACTATTGCCAAACAAATTGACTTTCTGGATTTCAGGATTATTAAAGCCGATGATGTTTCGTTGAAGTTATTAGCGAATCAGCTTTCGCAAAAAAGAAGCATTACTACCGAAAAAAGAGTCGAAAAAGCGATTGATTCTAAAGGCAAAAAAATAAATGACATTATCGAAGCCGAAAACACTTTGGCAAACCAAAAAGAAGCCAATGACAATAGCACAATTGATAACTTATCACTGCAAGATCAGGTCAATTTTAGCACCATCACTTTACAGCTTTACCAAAACGAAACCATTCGACAAGAAATAATGGCAAGCGAAAAAGAAAGTGCTGCTTACAAACCAAATTTAGGCATTCAAATTATTGATGCATTAAAAAGCGGTTGGTATATTCTTGAGGCAATCTTTGTGTTTTTTATTAATCTTTGGCCATTTATTCTGATTGGTTTAGGGGCATTTTTTCTTTATAAAAAGTTCCTTAAAAAATGA
- a CDS encoding Lrp/AsnC family transcriptional regulator yields MTLDATDKKLLILLQTDSKKTTKELSLKLNLSVTAVYERIKKLEREGIIKNYVALVDKSKMEKGFVVFCHLKLIQHTKEFLTKFESEVIKLNEVLECHHVSGDYDYILKVLVKDMEAYREFLVTKLTTLQHIGSTQSMFMISEVKNSTVIF; encoded by the coding sequence ATGACTTTAGACGCCACCGACAAAAAACTCTTGATTCTATTACAAACCGACAGTAAAAAAACAACCAAAGAATTGTCCTTAAAACTCAACCTTTCCGTAACTGCCGTTTACGAAAGAATCAAAAAATTAGAGCGCGAAGGAATAATCAAAAACTACGTAGCTTTAGTCGACAAATCAAAAATGGAAAAAGGATTTGTAGTTTTTTGTCATTTAAAACTCATTCAGCACACAAAGGAATTTCTAACCAAATTCGAAAGCGAAGTCATCAAGCTCAACGAAGTTTTAGAATGTCATCACGTAAGTGGCGATTATGATTATATCTTGAAAGTCCTGGTAAAAGATATGGAAGCTTATCGCGAATTTTTGGTAACAAAACTCACAACTTTACAACACATTGGCAGTACACAAAGTATGTTTATGATTAGCGAGGTAAAGAATTCGACGGTGATTTTTTAA
- a CDS encoding aminotransferase class I/II-fold pyridoxal phosphate-dependent enzyme — MKDFNPADKIQDLQYFGEFGGVNPSISDSSTYTFLSAKTMFDTFEGNMEGCYLYSRHSSPSNLYLDQALAAMEGTETANVSASGMGAITPTLLQLCGAGDHIVSSRTIYGGTYAFLKNFTPRLGIETSFVDITKLDVVEAAITPKTKVLYCETVSNPLLEVADIASLAKIAKKHNLKLVVDNTFSPLSVSPAKLGADIVIHSLTKYINGSSDTVGGVTCASKEFINSLKNVNSGASMLLGPTMDSLRSASVMKNLRTLHIRIKQHSHNAHVLADKFEKDGLKTVYPGLKSHPSHELYKTMINPEYGFGGMMTIDVGTLAKANELMELMQARNLGYLAVSLGFYKTLFSAPGTSTSSEIPLEEQHEMGLTDGLIRFSIGLDNDIERTYKMMKECMVELGIL; from the coding sequence ATGAAAGACTTTAATCCAGCTGATAAAATTCAGGATTTACAATACTTTGGGGAATTTGGTGGTGTGAATCCGTCGATTTCTGATTCTTCTACTTATACGTTTCTTTCTGCAAAAACGATGTTTGACACTTTTGAAGGAAACATGGAAGGCTGTTATTTGTATTCACGTCATTCGTCGCCAAGTAATTTGTATTTAGATCAGGCTCTGGCAGCGATGGAAGGAACGGAAACGGCGAATGTTTCGGCTTCAGGAATGGGAGCGATTACACCTACTTTATTACAGCTTTGTGGCGCTGGCGATCATATTGTTTCAAGCAGAACGATTTATGGTGGAACTTATGCTTTCCTGAAAAACTTTACCCCTCGTTTGGGTATTGAAACAAGCTTTGTAGACATTACTAAACTTGATGTTGTAGAGGCGGCGATTACACCAAAAACAAAAGTTTTGTATTGCGAAACAGTGAGTAATCCGTTATTGGAAGTGGCTGATATTGCAAGTTTAGCAAAAATTGCTAAAAAGCATAATTTGAAATTAGTGGTTGATAATACTTTTTCGCCTTTATCAGTTTCTCCTGCAAAATTAGGTGCTGATATCGTGATTCATAGTTTGACAAAGTATATTAACGGAAGCAGCGATACGGTTGGTGGTGTAACTTGTGCGTCTAAAGAATTTATCAATTCACTGAAAAATGTAAACTCTGGAGCGAGCATGCTTTTGGGACCAACAATGGATAGCTTACGTTCTGCAAGTGTGATGAAAAATCTTCGAACGCTACATATCAGAATTAAACAACACAGCCATAATGCACATGTTTTGGCAGACAAATTTGAAAAAGACGGACTTAAAACGGTTTATCCGGGATTGAAAAGTCACCCAAGTCACGAATTGTATAAAACGATGATTAATCCTGAATATGGTTTTGGCGGAATGATGACAATTGACGTTGGGACTTTGGCGAAAGCCAATGAATTGATGGAGTTAATGCAAGCCAGAAATCTTGGATATTTAGCGGTAAGTTTAGGATTCTATAAAACATTATTCAGCGCGCCTGGAACTTCTACTTCTAGTGAAATTCCGTTAGAGGAACAACACGAAATGGGATTGACGGATGGTTTGATTCGTTTTTCGATTGGGTTGGATAATGATATTGAGCGTACTTATAAAATGATGAAGGAGTGTATGGTGGAACTTGGAATTTTATAG
- a CDS encoding ammonium transporter, with product MRKIILSVILITILVLTFVSNFILSDNPIPATAVKFDTGDTAWMIVATAFVLLMTPGLGFFYGGMVGKKNVISTMLQSFMAMVIVTILWVIVAFGLAFGPTIGGIIGNPTSNLFFQGVGTSTAWSLAPTIPFMLFALFQAKFAIITPALITGAFAERIRFWAYLLFMVLFIIFIYSPLCHMTWHPDGVFFKMGVLDFAGGTVVHMSAGWAALAGAIFLGKRKVQKVNPARITYVLLGTGLLWFGWFGFNAGSALGSNGLAVQALGTTTVAAAAAAMAWVFLDKIIGHKLSALGACIGAVVGLVAITPAAGFVSIPHAIFIGAFAAIVSNIVVSKFPKGKIDDALDVFACHGVGGMVGMLLTGVFASKAINPVVGDNQGLIFGTPTLFINQLIALIAVSVFAFVGSYILFFVVNKITPLRVTEEKEELGLDISQHGEFL from the coding sequence ATGCGAAAAATTATTTTAAGTGTGATTCTTATCACTATTTTGGTACTGACCTTTGTATCAAACTTCATCTTATCAGACAACCCAATTCCAGCAACAGCTGTAAAGTTTGATACGGGAGACACAGCTTGGATGATCGTAGCAACTGCATTTGTATTGCTTATGACTCCAGGGCTAGGTTTTTTCTACGGAGGAATGGTTGGTAAGAAAAACGTTATCAGTACAATGCTACAAAGTTTTATGGCAATGGTAATTGTTACTATTTTATGGGTTATTGTTGCTTTCGGATTAGCATTTGGCCCTACTATTGGAGGAATTATCGGAAATCCAACTTCTAATTTATTCTTTCAAGGTGTTGGTACCAGTACTGCATGGAGTCTTGCCCCAACAATTCCGTTTATGTTATTCGCATTATTTCAAGCAAAATTTGCCATCATTACTCCTGCATTAATTACAGGTGCTTTTGCAGAGCGTATACGTTTCTGGGCTTATTTACTATTCATGGTTTTATTCATTATTTTTATATACTCACCATTATGTCACATGACTTGGCATCCTGATGGAGTTTTCTTTAAAATGGGAGTTTTAGACTTCGCCGGAGGAACTGTAGTACACATGAGTGCTGGTTGGGCTGCATTAGCCGGAGCGATATTCTTAGGAAAAAGAAAAGTTCAAAAAGTAAACCCTGCGAGAATCACTTATGTATTATTAGGAACAGGTTTATTATGGTTTGGATGGTTTGGTTTCAACGCAGGTTCTGCATTAGGATCAAATGGTTTAGCGGTACAAGCTTTAGGAACTACAACTGTTGCTGCTGCCGCTGCTGCTATGGCTTGGGTTTTCCTTGACAAAATCATTGGACACAAATTATCTGCTCTTGGTGCTTGTATTGGTGCTGTTGTTGGTCTTGTTGCCATTACTCCTGCTGCCGGTTTCGTAAGTATTCCTCACGCAATTTTCATCGGAGCTTTTGCTGCTATTGTAAGTAACATTGTAGTAAGCAAATTCCCTAAAGGAAAAATTGATGATGCTCTTGATGTTTTTGCATGTCACGGTGTTGGTGGTATGGTAGGAATGTTGTTAACGGGAGTTTTTGCTTCAAAAGCGATTAACCCTGTAGTTGGAGATAATCAAGGTTTGATTTTCGGAACTCCAACTTTGTTCATCAACCAATTAATCGCTTTAATAGCTGTATCTGTTTTCGCTTTTGTAGGTTCATACATTTTATTCTTTGTTGTAAATAAAATTACTCCTCTAAGAGTTACTGAAGAAAAAGAAGAATTAGGATTAGATATCTCTCAACACGGAGAATTCTTATAA
- a CDS encoding anthranilate synthase component I family protein, producing MRVSIHKHISNPEQFKQQLLIWSQQFREVIFLDSNSYPQEYSSFDCVLAVDAFTSLKTDFQNAFDDLKQYQQTTKDWLFGYLSYDLKNDIEDLKSSNFDGLDFPDLFFFQPKKIFILKENQLEIQYLFLCDDEVEDDFEEIMQTQSEPFVTLSGVEVQQRISKDLYVEKVTKMLEHIHKGDMYEANFCMEFFAENAIINPLEKFQKLNAISEAPFSVFFKKHKQYLLSASPERYLKKVGETLISQPIKGTSKRSSDPVEDEKSKQFLESDAKERAENIMITDLVRNDLSHTAQKGSVEVAELCKIYSFLQVHQMISTITSKLDPQYSSIDVLKTTFPMGSMTGAPKISVMKIIENLEETKRGLYSGSVGYFTPEGDFDFNVVIRSILYNQENKYVSFSVGSAITSLSIPEKEYEECLLKAKAMHEVLQ from the coding sequence TTGAGAGTTTCAATTCATAAACATATTTCAAATCCAGAGCAGTTTAAACAGCAACTTCTAATTTGGTCACAGCAATTTCGCGAGGTAATTTTTTTGGACAGCAATTCGTATCCACAAGAATATTCCAGTTTTGATTGTGTGTTGGCTGTAGATGCTTTTACTTCTTTAAAAACGGATTTTCAGAATGCCTTCGACGATTTAAAACAATATCAGCAAACGACTAAAGACTGGCTTTTTGGCTATCTTTCATATGATTTAAAAAATGATATCGAAGATCTAAAATCATCAAATTTTGATGGCTTAGATTTTCCGGATTTGTTTTTCTTTCAACCAAAAAAAATATTCATACTGAAAGAAAATCAGCTTGAAATTCAATATTTATTTCTTTGTGATGATGAGGTCGAAGATGATTTTGAAGAAATTATGCAAACTCAGTCAGAACCATTTGTCACACTGAGCGGAGTCGAAGTGCAGCAACGCATTTCGAAAGATTTGTATGTTGAAAAAGTAACAAAAATGCTCGAACATATTCATAAAGGAGATATGTATGAAGCTAATTTTTGTATGGAGTTTTTTGCTGAAAATGCGATTATAAATCCGTTAGAAAAATTTCAGAAACTCAACGCTATTTCGGAAGCGCCGTTTTCGGTTTTCTTTAAAAAACATAAACAATATTTGCTTTCCGCATCTCCGGAACGATATCTGAAAAAAGTTGGAGAAACTTTGATCTCACAACCAATAAAAGGAACTTCAAAGCGATCTTCAGATCCTGTTGAAGACGAAAAATCAAAGCAATTTCTGGAATCAGACGCCAAAGAACGTGCTGAAAATATTATGATTACAGATCTAGTCAGAAATGATTTGTCGCATACAGCACAAAAAGGTTCTGTTGAAGTTGCAGAACTTTGTAAAATCTATTCGTTTTTGCAAGTACACCAAATGATTTCGACCATAACATCAAAATTAGATCCGCAGTATTCTTCAATTGATGTTTTGAAAACAACTTTTCCAATGGGAAGTATGACGGGTGCGCCAAAGATTTCGGTAATGAAAATCATCGAAAATCTGGAAGAAACAAAACGAGGTTTATACAGCGGATCGGTTGGGTATTTTACGCCTGAAGGTGATTTTGATTTTAATGTAGTAATCAGAAGTATTTTATATAATCAGGAGAACAAATACGTTTCATTTTCTGTTGGAAGCGCCATTACATCATTGTCAATTCCTGAAAAAGAATACGAAGAATGTTTATTGAAGGCTAAAGCAATGCATGAAGTTTTGCAGTAA
- a CDS encoding cytochrome c biogenesis protein CcdA encodes MNFNQYHQTIMSKSVWNKTIVFLLFFIFAFAKGNAQILEPVKWTSKIEKKSGNNAVLIFDGTIEKDWHMYSQFTPDGGPLALEITFKNQKGNYELVGKAKEGKTKTAFNDVFGVNETFFEGKAHIEQEIKITNLNLKTVDVDFDFQVCKEVCINSNKKFSIAIPSTFKVDAVAAVTKSKLDETKATGIAVDTLKTAVETAKTETSKTETVANNAKSELPESTSAMGLWSIFFLAFLSGLAALFTPCVFPMIPMTVSFFTKQSKTRAQGIRNAIFYGVSIIVIYVALGWLVTWIFGADALNDLATNVWFNLGFFVLLVIFATSFLGAFEIMLPNSWANKADQQADKGGLIGILFMALALAVVSFSCTGPVVGPLLVIAASTGGIAPVVGMLGFSLALALPFMLFAMFPGWLNSLPKSGGWLNTVKVVLGFLELALAFKFLSNADLVLQLHFLEREVFLVIWIAIFAALALYLFGKITLPHDSPLHHISVGRLYLGLITLAFTVYLIPGLWGAPLKLISAFPPPPTYSESPFGLGGSGVSNASSQGLPEGAELGPHGIMVFHDYEDGLAYAKEINKPIMLDFTGHACVNCRKMENNVWSEPTILPILKNDVVLISLYVDDKRDLPKEEQFITKSGDKIITVGDKWTDFMISKYKTNTQPLYVITDLEGKNLNSSKPTISYVNADEYLHWLKEGIGNFK; translated from the coding sequence ATGAACTTTAATCAATACCATCAAACGATAATGTCGAAAAGTGTCTGGAATAAAACCATTGTGTTTTTGCTGTTTTTCATATTTGCTTTTGCAAAAGGAAATGCTCAAATCCTTGAACCGGTAAAATGGACTTCTAAAATTGAAAAGAAATCAGGAAATAACGCTGTTTTAATTTTTGATGGAACGATTGAAAAAGACTGGCACATGTATTCGCAGTTTACACCAGATGGTGGGCCTCTTGCATTAGAAATTACATTTAAAAATCAAAAAGGGAATTACGAATTGGTTGGAAAAGCCAAAGAAGGAAAAACCAAAACCGCTTTTAATGATGTCTTTGGGGTAAATGAAACCTTTTTTGAAGGGAAAGCGCATATAGAGCAGGAAATTAAAATCACTAATCTTAATTTAAAAACGGTCGATGTTGATTTTGATTTTCAGGTTTGTAAAGAAGTTTGTATTAACTCGAATAAAAAATTCTCAATTGCGATTCCATCAACATTTAAAGTGGATGCTGTTGCAGCTGTAACCAAATCAAAATTAGATGAAACAAAAGCAACAGGAATTGCTGTTGATACTTTAAAAACAGCTGTAGAAACTGCTAAAACTGAGACATCAAAAACAGAAACAGTAGCGAATAATGCGAAATCTGAATTACCAGAATCAACTTCTGCAATGGGATTATGGTCCATTTTCTTTTTGGCTTTTTTGTCAGGACTCGCGGCGCTATTTACACCTTGTGTTTTTCCTATGATTCCAATGACTGTTAGTTTTTTTACAAAGCAGAGCAAAACAAGAGCACAAGGAATTAGAAATGCAATTTTTTATGGTGTTTCTATTATTGTAATTTATGTGGCTTTAGGGTGGTTAGTAACCTGGATTTTTGGTGCTGACGCCTTAAATGATTTAGCAACCAATGTTTGGTTTAATTTAGGTTTCTTTGTTTTGTTAGTTATTTTTGCTACTTCATTTTTGGGAGCTTTTGAAATTATGTTGCCTAATTCATGGGCAAATAAAGCTGATCAGCAAGCTGATAAAGGAGGATTAATTGGAATATTGTTTATGGCTTTAGCTTTAGCAGTAGTTTCATTTTCTTGTACTGGACCAGTAGTAGGACCTTTATTAGTTATTGCAGCTTCAACTGGAGGGATTGCGCCAGTTGTTGGAATGTTAGGATTCTCTTTGGCATTAGCTTTACCATTTATGCTATTTGCAATGTTCCCGGGATGGTTAAATTCATTACCAAAATCTGGAGGATGGTTGAACACGGTAAAAGTTGTTTTAGGATTCTTAGAATTGGCCTTAGCTTTCAAATTTTTATCAAATGCAGATTTAGTTTTACAATTACATTTCTTAGAAAGAGAAGTTTTCCTAGTAATCTGGATAGCAATTTTTGCAGCTTTAGCTTTGTATCTATTCGGAAAAATTACATTGCCACACGATAGTCCGCTGCATCATATTTCTGTGGGAAGATTATATTTAGGATTAATTACTTTAGCTTTTACAGTTTATTTGATTCCTGGACTTTGGGGAGCACCTTTAAAACTAATTAGCGCTTTTCCTCCACCGCCAACATATAGTGAAAGTCCGTTTGGATTAGGAGGTTCGGGAGTTTCAAATGCAAGCTCACAAGGATTGCCGGAGGGAGCAGAGTTAGGGCCACATGGTATTATGGTTTTTCATGATTATGAAGATGGATTAGCGTATGCAAAAGAAATCAACAAACCAATTATGCTTGATTTTACAGGTCATGCTTGCGTGAATTGTAGAAAAATGGAAAATAATGTTTGGTCAGAACCAACTATTTTACCAATATTAAAGAATGATGTTGTTTTGATTTCTCTTTATGTAGATGATAAACGCGACTTGCCAAAAGAAGAACAATTTATAACTAAATCAGGAGATAAAATTATTACTGTTGGCGATAAATGGACTGATTTTATGATCTCAAAATACAAAACAAATACACAACCATTGTATGTTATAACAGACTTGGAAGGAAAGAATCTAAACAGTTCAAAACCTACTATTAGTTATGTTAATGCTGATGAATATTTGCATTGGTTAAAAGAAGGAATTGGGAATTTTAAATAG
- the tilS gene encoding tRNA lysidine(34) synthetase TilS: MFSKFQDHIASRFPFLENKKLFLAVSGGLDSMVLLHLVKQLPYKIAVLHCNFQLRGLESFGDQSFVQNYCDQNEIPVFVTQFDTEAFAKDYKLSTQVAARELRYSWFYELLETEHFDYILTAHHADDNLETFIINLTRGTGLDGLIGIPEENDRIIRPLLPFSREEILKYAEENNIEWREDSSNASNKYLRNKIRHDLVPILKEINPNFLNAFQKTQSYLQESQEMVEDASVMIYQQVAKEVGDDIHFDLNQLKKLPNYKSYLYQWLNEFGFLAWNDIYDLVDSQSGKQVLSAEFRLLKNRDTLILSPISEALENEEFEINENVTDVNFPLKLKLCQVDDITIDSNKAIFVDAEKIQFPLVLRKWNEGDVFHPFGMQGKSKKVSKLFKDEKLSLIEKEKTWILCSDNQIVWVVGIRQDERFKIENTTNKILKIELQ; this comes from the coding sequence ATGTTTTCAAAATTTCAAGATCATATCGCTTCAAGGTTTCCGTTTCTGGAAAATAAAAAACTATTTCTGGCCGTAAGCGGAGGTTTAGATAGCATGGTTTTACTTCATTTAGTAAAGCAATTGCCTTATAAAATTGCCGTTTTGCATTGCAATTTCCAACTCCGTGGATTAGAAAGTTTTGGCGATCAGAGTTTTGTTCAAAACTATTGCGATCAAAATGAAATTCCTGTTTTTGTTACTCAATTTGATACCGAAGCTTTTGCAAAAGATTATAAATTATCAACTCAGGTTGCGGCTCGTGAACTGCGCTATAGTTGGTTTTATGAACTTCTGGAAACAGAGCATTTCGATTATATACTAACAGCACATCACGCCGATGATAATCTGGAAACGTTTATTATTAACTTAACGCGAGGAACGGGATTAGACGGATTAATTGGAATCCCTGAAGAAAACGATAGAATTATTCGTCCGCTTTTGCCCTTTTCGAGAGAAGAAATCCTGAAATATGCTGAAGAAAATAATATCGAATGGCGAGAAGACAGCAGTAACGCTTCTAATAAATATCTTCGAAATAAAATTCGTCATGATTTGGTTCCGATTTTAAAGGAAATTAATCCGAACTTTTTGAATGCTTTTCAGAAAACGCAATCGTATTTGCAGGAATCGCAGGAAATGGTCGAAGATGCTTCTGTTATGATTTATCAGCAAGTTGCAAAAGAAGTTGGTGATGATATTCATTTTGATTTAAATCAGCTTAAAAAACTTCCTAATTATAAATCGTATTTGTACCAATGGCTGAACGAATTTGGCTTTTTGGCGTGGAATGATATTTATGATTTGGTTGATAGTCAATCCGGAAAACAAGTGCTTTCGGCGGAGTTTAGACTGTTAAAAAACAGAGATACTTTAATTTTAAGTCCAATTTCTGAAGCGTTAGAAAATGAAGAATTTGAAATTAATGAAAATGTAACAGACGTTAATTTTCCCTTAAAATTAAAGCTTTGTCAAGTAGACGACATTACAATAGATTCAAATAAAGCTATATTTGTGGACGCTGAAAAAATCCAATTTCCTTTGGTTTTACGTAAATGGAATGAAGGGGATGTTTTTCATCCTTTTGGAATGCAGGGAAAATCTAAAAAAGTGAGTAAGCTTTTTAAAGATGAAAAATTATCCCTGATTGAAAAAGAAAAAACCTGGATTTTGTGTTCAGATAATCAAATTGTGTGGGTTGTTGGAATCAGACAGGACGAACGCTTTAAAATTGAAAATACGACAAATAAAATACTTAAAATAGAATTACAATAA
- the lpdA gene encoding dihydrolipoyl dehydrogenase encodes MSSFDVVIIGSGPGGYVSAIRCAQLGFKTAIVEKYNSLGGTCLNVGCIPSKALLSSSHHYSEIAHFADHGIEVSGDVKINLEKMIARKQAVVDQTVGGINYLMDKNKITVFNGLGSFVDATHIAVAKADGTSETIEAKYTVIATGSKPSSLPFIKLDKERIITSTEALALKEVPKHLVIIGGGVIGIELGQVYLRLGAQVSVVEFMDRIIPGMDGALSKELTKVLKKQGMKFYVSHKVKSVERNGDAVVVQAENAKGETITLEGDYSLVSVGRRPYTDGLNADKAGVKISDRGQVEVNDHLQTNVPNIYAIGDVVRGAMLAHKAEEEGTMVAEILAGQKPHIDYNLIPGVVYTWPEVAAVGQTEEQVKASGTEYKVGSFPFKALGRARASGDLDGFVKIIADAKTDEVLGVHMIGARTADLIAEAVTAMEFKASAEDISRMSHAHPTFAEAVKEAALAATDNRALHV; translated from the coding sequence ATGAGTTCATTTGACGTAGTCATTATAGGTTCAGGTCCTGGCGGATATGTATCAGCAATTCGTTGCGCACAATTAGGTTTCAAAACAGCAATTGTAGAAAAGTATAACTCTTTGGGCGGAACTTGCCTTAACGTAGGTTGTATCCCTTCAAAAGCATTATTATCTTCTTCACATCACTATTCAGAAATTGCACATTTTGCAGATCACGGAATCGAAGTTTCCGGAGATGTAAAAATCAATTTAGAGAAAATGATTGCTCGCAAACAAGCAGTTGTAGATCAAACCGTAGGTGGAATCAACTACTTAATGGATAAAAATAAAATCACTGTTTTTAATGGTTTAGGTTCTTTTGTAGATGCAACACACATTGCAGTTGCTAAAGCTGACGGAACATCTGAAACTATTGAAGCAAAATATACTGTAATTGCTACAGGTTCAAAACCATCATCTTTGCCTTTTATCAAACTTGACAAAGAAAGAATCATCACTTCTACAGAAGCGTTGGCTTTAAAAGAAGTTCCAAAACACTTAGTTATTATTGGTGGTGGAGTTATCGGAATCGAGCTTGGACAAGTTTACTTGCGTTTAGGAGCTCAGGTTTCTGTAGTTGAATTCATGGACAGAATCATTCCTGGAATGGACGGAGCTTTGTCTAAAGAATTGACTAAAGTATTGAAAAAACAAGGAATGAAATTCTACGTTTCTCATAAAGTAAAATCAGTTGAAAGAAACGGGGATGCAGTTGTTGTTCAGGCTGAAAACGCAAAAGGAGAAACAATCACTCTTGAAGGAGATTATTCATTAGTTTCTGTTGGTCGTCGTCCTTATACAGACGGATTAAATGCTGACAAAGCAGGAGTAAAAATTTCAGACAGAGGACAAGTAGAAGTAAACGATCATTTACAAACTAATGTTCCTAATATTTATGCAATTGGTGATGTTGTTCGTGGAGCAATGTTAGCGCACAAAGCGGAAGAAGAAGGAACTATGGTTGCCGAAATCTTAGCTGGTCAAAAACCACATATCGATTATAACTTAATTCCTGGTGTAGTTTACACTTGGCCGGAAGTTGCTGCAGTTGGACAAACTGAAGAGCAAGTAAAAGCTTCAGGAACTGAATACAAAGTTGGAAGTTTCCCTTTCAAAGCTTTAGGTCGTGCAAGAGCTAGTGGAGACTTAGATGGATTCGTAAAAATCATTGCTGATGCTAAAACTGATGAGGTTTTAGGAGTTCACATGATTGGAGCACGTACAGCTGATTTAATTGCTGAGGCAGTTACAGCAATGGAATTTAAAGCTTCTGCTGAAGATATTTCAAGAATGAGCCACGCGCATCCAACTTTCGCGGAAGCGGTAAAAGAAGCTGCATTAGCCGCTACTGACAATAGAGCATTACACGTATAA
- a CDS encoding DoxX family membrane protein codes for MKIATIIVRVLIGLLLLFASISFFFHLMPAEPVTNDDFKAFNTGLVASKYLMPLAKSVELICGIAFVTGRYVTLANILILPITINILFINYFMSPQTLPIAGLLFLANLFLIYRHWDNYKSVFTA; via the coding sequence ATGAAAATTGCTACCATTATTGTCCGAGTTTTGATTGGTCTGTTGTTACTATTTGCCTCTATTAGTTTTTTCTTTCATCTAATGCCTGCAGAGCCAGTAACTAACGATGACTTTAAAGCTTTTAACACGGGGCTTGTTGCTTCAAAATATTTGATGCCATTAGCCAAGTCTGTTGAATTGATTTGCGGAATCGCTTTTGTAACAGGGCGTTACGTAACTCTTGCCAATATCTTGATATTACCAATTACCATAAACATTTTATTTATCAATTATTTTATGTCTCCGCAAACTTTACCTATTGCGGGTTTACTATTCCTAGCTAACTTATTCTTGATTTACAGACATTGGGATAATTACAAAAGTGTTTTTACTGCATAA